The Microbacterium sp. Nx66 genome contains a region encoding:
- a CDS encoding ATP-binding cassette domain-containing protein → MPRTPESSNAIECSDLVIDRIGHGAPNRAVDGVTFSLAPGGLICVAGPTGSGKSTLVAALAGSTDPSVRVVGGRAQVCGIDIRRPGRKHRILTYRTGFVPQGAGADLPPQLTVNEVIAEPILIREKRVNTRALSIRVATLLDELHLPLGTAAKFPYELSAGMRQRVAIARSFVLEPRVLIADEILANLDLEVRPVVFDAITRRRKEEGMAALLVTNDADFIRELNAETLMLRGGHVVARGVGKDLLWVPNAESDSRR, encoded by the coding sequence ATGCCCCGCACGCCCGAATCCTCGAACGCGATCGAGTGCTCCGATCTGGTCATCGACCGGATCGGTCACGGCGCGCCCAATCGCGCGGTCGACGGCGTGACGTTCTCGCTCGCTCCCGGGGGGCTGATCTGCGTCGCGGGACCGACCGGCTCGGGCAAGTCGACCCTCGTCGCCGCGCTCGCGGGCTCGACCGATCCCTCGGTGCGCGTCGTCGGCGGCCGGGCACAGGTCTGCGGCATCGACATCCGCCGCCCAGGCCGCAAGCACCGCATCCTCACCTACCGCACGGGCTTCGTGCCCCAGGGCGCCGGGGCGGACCTGCCGCCGCAGCTGACGGTCAACGAGGTCATCGCCGAGCCGATCCTCATCCGGGAGAAGCGCGTCAACACCCGCGCGCTCTCGATCCGCGTGGCGACGCTCCTCGATGAGCTCCACCTGCCGCTCGGGACCGCGGCGAAGTTCCCGTACGAGCTGAGCGCGGGGATGCGGCAGCGCGTCGCGATCGCCCGCTCGTTCGTGCTGGAGCCGCGCGTGCTCATCGCCGACGAGATCCTCGCGAACCTCGATCTGGAGGTGCGGCCGGTGGTCTTCGACGCCATCACCCGGCGTCGCAAGGAGGAGGGGATGGCCGCGCTCCTGGTCACCAACGACGCGGACTTCATCCGGGAACTCAACGCCGAGACGCTCATGCTGCGTGGGGGCCATGTCGTCGCGCGCGGCGTCGGGAAGGACCTGCTGTGGGTGCCCAATGCGGAGTCGGATTCACGCCGCTGA
- a CDS encoding DMT family transporter: MGTVEDVGDQLVGAFQNPGLLLGIPLALAGAVFMSLGAQYQHRGVEKVERLSGSDGAAGLSFDQLKRLFTRPSWVVGTLMLGLAIVCQLAALVKAPLIVVQPLGAIALVITTLLNARISGHAPTRQSLTAIIACVGGIFLFVFFAAIYATEKEVTDRELFVILAILLVVIIVLGACWLILRHRMRALFYIIGAGILYGFVATLAKVIIKRIEAGQFEWITAVCLLALLSAGAVGAYFVQTAYSSGPPDLVIAGLTVVDPMVAVLIGMLVLGEAAAAPWWVFIIFGVAGGIAVWGVVGLARFHPQVLSESQDLGITRGSDPVAPPAAPSSGAPEQPDPRETRDPDAQ, encoded by the coding sequence ATGGGGACGGTCGAGGACGTCGGCGACCAGCTGGTCGGAGCGTTCCAGAACCCCGGCCTGCTCCTGGGCATCCCGCTGGCCCTCGCCGGCGCGGTGTTCATGTCGCTCGGCGCGCAGTACCAGCACCGGGGCGTGGAGAAGGTCGAGCGGCTCAGCGGCTCCGACGGTGCCGCCGGCCTCAGCTTCGATCAGCTCAAGCGCCTGTTCACCCGCCCGTCCTGGGTGGTCGGCACGCTCATGCTGGGCCTCGCGATCGTCTGCCAGCTCGCCGCCCTCGTCAAGGCGCCCCTCATCGTGGTGCAGCCGCTCGGCGCCATCGCGCTGGTCATCACGACGCTGCTCAATGCCCGCATCTCAGGCCACGCCCCCACGCGGCAGTCCCTCACCGCGATCATCGCCTGTGTCGGCGGCATCTTCCTGTTCGTGTTCTTCGCCGCGATCTACGCCACGGAGAAGGAGGTCACGGACCGAGAGCTGTTCGTCATCCTCGCGATCCTGCTCGTCGTGATCATCGTGCTCGGGGCGTGCTGGCTCATCCTCCGGCACCGGATGCGGGCGCTGTTCTACATCATCGGCGCCGGCATCCTCTACGGTTTCGTCGCCACGCTCGCGAAGGTCATCATCAAGCGGATCGAGGCGGGCCAGTTCGAGTGGATCACCGCGGTCTGCCTGCTCGCGCTGCTCTCGGCGGGCGCGGTGGGTGCGTACTTCGTGCAGACCGCCTACAGCTCCGGTCCCCCTGACCTCGTCATCGCGGGCCTGACGGTCGTCGACCCCATGGTGGCCGTGCTCATCGGCATGCTCGTGCTCGGCGAGGCCGCGGCGGCGCCGTGGTGGGTCTTCATCATCTTCGGAGTCGCCGGCGGCATCGCCGTCTGGGGTGTCGTCGGGCTCGCCCGGTTCCATCCGCAGGTCCTCAGCGAGAGCCAGGACCTCGGCATCACCAGGGGGAGTGATCCCGTGGCCCCGCCTGCGGCGCCGTCATCGGGCGCGCCGGAGCAGCCGGACCCGCGCGAGACGCGCGACCCCGACGCTCAGTAG
- the def gene encoding peptide deformylase, with amino-acid sequence MAVLPIRIMGDPVLHSPASPVEAITDEIRTLVADMFETMDAAPGVGLAAPQVGVPLRIYTYSYVDDDDQPWRGVLINPELWMTPTEPGAPDPELESEGCLSFPGERFPLRRSDRVRVTATDLDGGPVTLEVDGWRARIMQHEFDHLDGVLYIDRLSDSDWKTTQKIARKRGWGRPGASWLPGVDDLEG; translated from the coding sequence GTGGCTGTCCTTCCGATTCGCATCATGGGCGATCCCGTCCTGCACTCCCCCGCCTCCCCCGTCGAGGCCATCACCGACGAGATCCGCACCCTCGTCGCGGACATGTTCGAGACCATGGACGCCGCGCCCGGCGTCGGCCTCGCCGCTCCGCAGGTCGGGGTGCCGCTGCGGATCTACACGTACTCCTACGTCGACGACGACGACCAGCCGTGGCGCGGTGTGCTCATCAATCCGGAACTGTGGATGACGCCGACGGAACCGGGCGCTCCCGACCCCGAGCTCGAGTCCGAGGGCTGCCTGTCGTTCCCCGGCGAGCGGTTCCCGTTGCGCCGGTCCGACCGCGTGCGCGTGACGGCGACGGACCTGGACGGTGGCCCCGTCACGCTCGAGGTGGACGGCTGGCGCGCCCGCATCATGCAGCACGAGTTCGACCACCTCGACGGCGTGCTCTACATCGACCGCCTCTCGGACTCCGACTGGAAGACCACGCAGAAGATCGCCCGCAAGCGCGGCTGGGGGCGACCGGGTGCCAGCTGGCTCCCCGGCGTCGACGACCTCGAGGGCTGA
- a CDS encoding APC family permease, with product MSDTVVAPPGAPQDAGLRTGVMSGPELAAQAIANIAPSAVIAFTAAAIFLGAGNGTIYAFALATIVILCVGYCVVVFARKHASAGSLYTYVSKGLGPFGAFLAGVTLLIGCFGIAAASLSGSVSYMGQFLSMLGLPAQGLGWDVGLAILLGGLATLFTIRGIRLSARVSLVLELLSVGIILVLLIAALAWAGPSAWDPAQVLATGSSFQGIASGMVLGILGFVGFSSADALGREAKEPYKAIPRAIMWSALGVGVLYVFAAYTQIAVLGDDLATAASPLESMSALIGMPGWFAAVLTFGVSASFFAVVVAPLNVIGRIVYVMGKEGVVAERFGRTHEQHLTPHRVLILAGAAAITVDIVLLAAGAATGDILVWVNTWGTYGYMVAYALVAIACVVYTQRAKMRNGLVKVCATVAVVTMAYVFFANVWPVPAFPYNVIPYVFLVTVALALTRYAYLARRRPDVIARIGNTETSAMEGVG from the coding sequence ATGTCTGACACCGTCGTCGCCCCGCCCGGCGCCCCGCAGGATGCCGGCCTCCGCACCGGCGTCATGAGCGGACCCGAGCTCGCCGCCCAGGCCATCGCCAACATCGCCCCCAGCGCCGTCATCGCCTTCACGGCCGCCGCCATCTTCCTCGGCGCCGGGAACGGCACCATCTACGCCTTCGCCCTGGCCACGATCGTGATCCTGTGCGTCGGGTACTGCGTGGTGGTGTTCGCCCGCAAGCACGCCTCCGCCGGCTCGCTCTACACCTACGTCTCCAAGGGTCTCGGGCCGTTCGGCGCCTTCCTCGCCGGCGTGACGCTGCTGATCGGCTGCTTCGGCATCGCGGCCGCCTCCCTCAGCGGCTCGGTCAGCTACATGGGCCAGTTCCTGAGCATGCTGGGCCTGCCCGCGCAGGGCCTGGGGTGGGATGTCGGCCTGGCGATCCTGCTCGGTGGCCTGGCGACCCTCTTCACGATCCGCGGCATCCGGCTCTCCGCCCGGGTCTCGCTCGTCCTCGAGCTGCTCTCCGTCGGCATCATCCTCGTGCTGCTCATCGCAGCGCTCGCGTGGGCGGGGCCCTCCGCCTGGGACCCCGCGCAGGTGCTCGCGACCGGCTCCTCGTTCCAGGGCATCGCGTCCGGCATGGTGCTCGGCATCCTGGGCTTCGTGGGCTTCTCCTCCGCGGACGCCCTGGGGCGCGAGGCCAAGGAGCCGTACAAGGCGATCCCCCGCGCGATCATGTGGAGCGCCCTCGGTGTCGGCGTGCTCTACGTCTTCGCCGCCTACACGCAGATCGCGGTGCTCGGCGACGACCTCGCCACCGCCGCGAGCCCGCTGGAGAGCATGTCCGCCCTCATCGGCATGCCGGGCTGGTTCGCGGCCGTGCTCACCTTCGGCGTGTCCGCGTCGTTCTTCGCCGTGGTCGTCGCCCCGCTCAACGTGATCGGCCGCATCGTCTACGTGATGGGCAAGGAAGGCGTCGTCGCCGAGCGCTTCGGCCGCACGCACGAGCAGCACCTCACGCCGCACCGGGTACTCATCCTCGCCGGTGCTGCGGCGATCACGGTCGACATCGTGCTGCTGGCCGCGGGAGCCGCGACGGGCGACATCCTCGTCTGGGTCAACACCTGGGGCACCTACGGCTACATGGTCGCCTACGCCCTCGTCGCCATCGCGTGCGTGGTCTACACCCAGCGGGCGAAGATGCGGAACGGTCTCGTGAAGGTCTGCGCGACGGTCGCCGTCGTGACGATGGCGTACGTGTTCTTCGCGAACGTGTGGCCCGTCCCGGCCTTCCCGTACAACGTGATCCCGTACGTATTCCTCGTGACGGTCGCCCTTGCGCTGACCCGGTACGCCTACCTCGCCCGTCGCCGGCCTGATGTGATCGCCCGGATCGGCAACACCGAGACGAGCGCCATGGAGGGCGTCGGCTGA
- a CDS encoding PucR family transcriptional regulator, which yields MARDVASVARYLRAELLPGAVPGARPVNAVVPLDDFGPPVDPLHATLVVAEETALFGVAGDRRAALGEAVAVTSDDSPRLREAVRDAGITAIVGVPMPPSLLVPTLTSLLAVDQAAEARAITSAMRVLTLAARRSGITGVIAELAHRIDGWAVLLDRHGEVITTAGAGSLHIDDAIAVAVGRPVRVRHRALQVHPVGPGQDISAQLVTAPRNGSSGRARELSSQAAALLDLLMRTRDSSQLERLGRSMMFETVREGGEEATRLLRRWGVHERVLVGFALASRTSGVDVEHLLGLWLDELGAEHVFTSQRGIVQGVVREDHADQIAHRARAFASTLYLGLGRSAGTDALARSIDEARHACEAARTGGERVVRYEAIPTVSFVLGALDSDQTGRLARLLDPLRAAERPAELLDTLRVFLATNGAWSESAARLRIHRQTLTTRIRRIEDLIGLSLSDPDDRVAAWLALRASDD from the coding sequence GTGGCTCGTGACGTCGCCTCGGTGGCCCGATATCTCCGCGCGGAGCTGCTGCCCGGCGCCGTTCCCGGTGCGCGGCCCGTCAACGCGGTCGTACCCCTCGACGACTTCGGTCCACCGGTGGATCCGCTCCATGCGACGCTCGTCGTGGCCGAAGAGACCGCGCTCTTCGGCGTCGCCGGCGACCGGCGCGCCGCGCTGGGGGAGGCCGTGGCGGTCACGAGCGACGACAGCCCCCGTCTTCGCGAAGCGGTGCGGGACGCGGGGATCACGGCCATCGTCGGGGTGCCGATGCCGCCGTCGCTGCTGGTCCCGACGCTGACCTCGCTCCTCGCGGTCGATCAGGCGGCGGAGGCTCGCGCCATCACCTCGGCGATGCGGGTGCTCACACTGGCGGCGCGACGCAGCGGCATCACCGGCGTCATCGCCGAGCTCGCGCACCGCATCGACGGGTGGGCGGTGCTGCTGGACCGGCATGGTGAGGTCATCACGACGGCGGGTGCCGGAAGCCTGCACATCGACGACGCGATCGCGGTCGCCGTCGGCAGGCCGGTGCGGGTGCGGCATCGCGCCCTCCAGGTGCACCCGGTCGGTCCCGGTCAGGACATCAGCGCGCAGCTCGTGACCGCTCCGCGTAACGGCAGCTCCGGCCGCGCTCGGGAACTGAGCTCGCAGGCCGCGGCGCTGCTCGATCTGCTCATGCGCACGAGGGACAGCAGTCAGCTGGAGCGCCTCGGCCGCTCGATGATGTTCGAGACCGTGCGCGAGGGAGGGGAGGAGGCCACTCGTCTGCTCCGCCGCTGGGGCGTGCACGAGCGCGTGCTGGTGGGGTTCGCCCTCGCCTCCCGTACCAGCGGTGTCGACGTCGAGCATCTGCTCGGCCTCTGGCTCGACGAGCTGGGCGCGGAGCACGTCTTCACGTCGCAGCGGGGAATCGTCCAGGGCGTCGTGCGCGAGGACCATGCCGACCAGATCGCGCATCGCGCCAGGGCGTTCGCCTCGACCCTCTATCTCGGTCTCGGCCGATCGGCGGGCACCGATGCTCTCGCGCGCAGCATCGACGAGGCGCGGCACGCCTGCGAAGCCGCGCGCACCGGGGGCGAACGCGTGGTCCGCTACGAGGCCATCCCGACGGTGTCGTTCGTGCTCGGGGCGCTGGACAGCGATCAGACCGGCCGCCTCGCCCGACTGCTCGATCCGCTGCGCGCCGCCGAGAGGCCGGCCGAGCTGCTGGACACCCTCCGGGTGTTCCTCGCGACGAACGGAGCCTGGAGCGAGAGTGCGGCGCGACTCCGCATCCACCGGCAGACGCTGACGACCCGCATCAGACGGATCGAGGATCTGATCGGACTCTCCCTGAGCGATCCGGATGACCGCGTCGCGGCGTGGCTCGCGCTGCGCGCCTCCGACGACTGA
- a CDS encoding alcohol dehydrogenase catalytic domain-containing protein, whose protein sequence is MKAVVFRDPQSPIEFVDVDLAPPRAGEVRVRIAAAGVCHSDLHVKRGEWDAAAPLVMGHEGSGVVTELGEGVTTLAVGDHVVLSWVPPCGECRYCRAGHEARCQKVATVVAPLGVLFDGTSRLSLDGEQLHHYLGVSSFAEEVVVPASGAVKVRDDAPLDVIAVVGCAVATGVGAVLNTAAVEPGSTVAVIGCGGVGLNVVQGARLAGAERIVAIDVRPEKTQMALQFGATDRIDASQGDAVAQLRELIPDGVDYAFDAIGRTSTTEQSIQMLGLGGAAVIVGLPPTGARASFEPLVLAEADQRILGSNYGSVRPSIDVPALVDRYMDGQLKIDPLISGRRPLSEAAAALDDLDGGSALRTLLIP, encoded by the coding sequence ATGAAAGCTGTTGTCTTCCGCGACCCCCAGTCGCCCATCGAGTTCGTCGACGTCGACCTCGCCCCGCCCCGCGCCGGTGAGGTGCGCGTGCGCATCGCCGCTGCCGGCGTCTGCCACTCCGACCTGCACGTCAAGCGCGGCGAGTGGGATGCGGCCGCTCCCCTGGTCATGGGCCATGAGGGCTCCGGGGTCGTCACCGAGCTCGGCGAAGGCGTCACCACCCTCGCTGTCGGCGACCACGTGGTGCTGAGCTGGGTGCCGCCGTGCGGCGAGTGCCGGTACTGCCGCGCCGGCCACGAGGCGCGGTGCCAGAAGGTCGCGACCGTGGTCGCGCCGCTGGGCGTCCTCTTCGACGGCACCTCCCGGCTGAGCCTCGACGGCGAGCAGCTGCACCACTACCTCGGTGTCTCGTCGTTCGCGGAAGAGGTCGTCGTCCCCGCGTCCGGAGCCGTGAAGGTCCGCGACGACGCGCCCCTCGACGTCATCGCCGTCGTCGGCTGCGCCGTCGCGACCGGTGTCGGCGCCGTTCTCAACACCGCCGCCGTCGAGCCGGGGTCGACCGTCGCCGTCATAGGCTGCGGCGGCGTCGGCCTCAACGTCGTCCAGGGAGCCCGTCTCGCCGGCGCCGAGCGTATCGTCGCGATCGACGTGCGCCCGGAGAAGACGCAGATGGCGCTGCAGTTCGGCGCCACGGACCGCATCGACGCCTCTCAGGGCGACGCCGTGGCACAGCTGCGCGAGCTCATCCCGGACGGCGTCGACTACGCCTTCGACGCGATCGGACGCACATCCACGACCGAGCAGTCCATCCAGATGCTCGGACTCGGCGGCGCCGCCGTGATCGTCGGCCTGCCGCCCACAGGGGCGCGTGCCTCGTTCGAGCCGCTCGTCCTCGCCGAGGCCGACCAGCGCATCCTCGGCTCGAACTACGGCTCGGTGCGACCGTCGATCGACGTCCCCGCACTCGTGGACCGCTACATGGACGGGCAGCTGAAGATCGACCCCCTGATCTCGGGCCGCCGACCGCTGTCCGAGGCCGCCGCCGCGCTGGACGACCTCGACGGCGGCTCGGCCCTCCGCACCCTCCTCATCCCCTGA